The sequence TCGGATGACGACAAGGCGGGGGCCACCTTGCTCTTCTCAGGCATCTTCCTGGGACTGGTGGGGATCACGTTCACCATCATGGGCTGGATCAAACACCAAGGAGCCTCCCACTTTGAATGGACCCAGCTCCTTGGGCCCATCCTGCTGTCAGTGGGGGTGACATTCATCCTGATTGCCATCTGCAAGTTCAAAATGCTCTCTTGCCAATTGTGCAGAGAAAGTGAGGAGAGGCTCCCGGACTCAGAGCAGATGGCAGGAGGACAATCGTTTGTTTTCACTGGTATCAACCAACCCATCACCTTCCATGGGGCCACCGTGGTGCAGTACATTCCTCCCCCTTATGGCTCTCAAGAGCCCATGGGGATGAACACCACCTACCTGCAGCCAGTGGTGAACCCGTGTGGCCTCATACCATCTGGAGGGATGGTGGCCACCATGCCAAGCCCTCCTCAGTACT comes from Tursiops truncatus isolate mTurTru1 chromosome 3, mTurTru1.mat.Y, whole genome shotgun sequence and encodes:
- the TMEM174 gene encoding transmembrane protein 174 codes for the protein MEQGRGRMEDFPLNVFSVTPYTPSTADIQVSDDDKAGATLLFSGIFLGLVGITFTIMGWIKHQGASHFEWTQLLGPILLSVGVTFILIAICKFKMLSCQLCRESEERLPDSEQMAGGQSFVFTGINQPITFHGATVVQYIPPPYGSQEPMGMNTTYLQPVVNPCGLIPSGGMVATMPSPPQYYTIYPPENAAFVDDQDYLSFVDGGNDRTGPDAEQIEETQLGDEDSACFSPPRYEEICSLPR